In Arachis stenosperma cultivar V10309 chromosome 1, arast.V10309.gnm1.PFL2, whole genome shotgun sequence, one DNA window encodes the following:
- the LOC130983091 gene encoding uncharacterized protein LOC130983091: MKRVEMQFYRILISVVRDGVKYDSFMIDSDNDLQVLFHCHRQFFEVRTHELLGKFGDVVSISGESNQNHQSVAIATTSSSTHIVASSSVFIIAPATVLVASSSFAADLNCNDIGEIGDNQSFCKYAIAMTDTPVMISISREVGEPNTVEDVLQNDDDVDLSMIDKYSDDDLEKSIPVRSSGTSSLGTQHYLPHFLTLNLEAMTHGFPNVESKFRAKDTQDTTGLVEFQVGQQFRNKEEVFLCVKTYGIRRGVKYRMPESDIVKYYRKYKEFENYCRR, from the coding sequence ATGAAACGAGTGGAGAtgcaattttatagaattctgATTTCTGTTGTTCGAGATGGGGTGAAGTACGACTCCTTTATGATAGATAGTGACAATGATTTACAAGTTTTGTTTCATTGTCATCGTCAGTTTTTCGAGGTGAGAACTCATGAACTATTGGGCAAGTTTGGGGACGTGGTCTCTATTTCAGGAGAATCAAATCAGAATCATCAATCAGTAGCAATAGCAACAACCTCTAGTTCAACCCATATTGTTGCCTCTTCATCTGTGTTTATAATTGCACCTGCGACAGTTTTGGTGGCATCTTCATCCTTTGCAGCTGATCTAAACTGCAATGACATTGGAGAAATCGGTGATAATCAATCTTTCTGTAAATATGCTATTGCGATGACAGATACTCCTGTTATGATCTCAATATCTAGGGAGGTTGGAGAACCAAATACTGTGGAAGATGTACTACAGAATGACGATGATGTGGACTTATCCATGATTGATAAGTATAGCGATGATGATCTAGAAAAGAGTATTCCAGTTAGGAGTAGTGGAACATCGAGCTTGGGAACTCAGCATTACCTCCCACACTTTTTGACTTTAAACTTGGAGGCCATGACACATGGGTTCCCAAATGTAGAATCCAAATTTAGGGCCAAAGATACACAAGATACAACAGGTCTAGTTGAGTTCCAAGTTGGACAGCAATTTCGAAATAAAGAGGAAGTCTTCTTATGTGTGAAGACTTATGGCATTCGACGTGGGGTTAAGTATAGAATGCCAGAATCAGATATTGTCAAGTACTATAGAAAGTATAAGGAGTTTGAAAACTATTGCAGACGGTGA